From Aquificaceae bacterium, a single genomic window includes:
- the murG gene encoding undecaprenyldiphospho-muramoylpentapeptide beta-N-acetylglucosaminyltransferase: protein MKVFVSGGGTGGHFFPALALIECLLEKGVTSAFVGSERGIEKKLIDRIPVQSHFVQSHPFMGRSIRDKFSALFKNLLGSIRTAELVSKEDKAVVFGGYASLPLGLACLFKRASLYLHEQNSIPSRTNRLLTIFAKRVFITFEYSRRYFPEDKTVRTGLPIRSSLLEGLKLRREEALSELGLEDRTTLLVMGGSQGANFLNEIAPQVLLKTGWQGIHITGEKDYERVKSLYEGKSMKVLTLPFSHKMNLIYRASTVALSRAGAGTVTELSLYGVPSLFVPFPHAVGNHQFYNAKEIEEIGGGLVLTQEEADTDSIIQRLNRLIADYESFSKNIKAFANPLACEEMAKYILEEEGL from the coding sequence ATGAAAGTTTTTGTGTCCGGTGGAGGCACTGGTGGACATTTTTTCCCTGCCCTTGCCCTGATTGAATGTCTCCTTGAAAAGGGTGTAACCTCTGCTTTTGTGGGCTCGGAAAGAGGTATTGAAAAAAAACTTATAGACAGAATACCGGTGCAGAGCCATTTTGTCCAGTCTCATCCTTTCATGGGGAGGAGTATTAGAGACAAGTTTTCAGCCCTCTTTAAGAACCTTCTGGGAAGTATCAGGACAGCAGAGCTGGTAAGTAAGGAGGATAAGGCTGTGGTTTTTGGAGGCTACGCAAGCCTTCCCCTCGGACTGGCATGCCTTTTCAAAAGAGCTTCACTATACCTTCACGAGCAGAACTCAATACCCAGCAGAACGAACAGGCTTCTGACAATATTTGCAAAAAGGGTGTTTATAACCTTTGAATATTCAAGGAGATATTTTCCTGAGGACAAGACGGTCAGAACTGGGCTACCCATCAGAAGTTCCCTGCTTGAGGGGTTAAAGCTCAGAAGGGAGGAGGCGCTTTCAGAGCTCGGGCTTGAAGACAGGACTACCCTCCTCGTAATGGGAGGTAGTCAGGGAGCGAACTTTCTAAATGAAATAGCTCCTCAGGTCCTTTTAAAGACTGGCTGGCAGGGGATACACATAACGGGAGAGAAGGATTACGAGAGGGTAAAGAGCCTCTATGAAGGAAAGAGCATGAAAGTCCTCACTCTTCCCTTCAGCCATAAGATGAACCTAATATACAGAGCCAGCACAGTAGCCCTCAGCAGAGCTGGTGCGGGAACGGTAACGGAGCTTTCTCTGTATGGCGTGCCCTCTCTCTTTGTTCCTTTCCCCCATGCAGTGGGAAACCACCAGTTCTACAACGCAAAGGAGATAGAGGAGATAGGCGGGGGGCTTGTCCTCACGCAGGAAGAGGCTGACACAGATTCCATAATCCAGAGGCTCAATAGGCTTATTGCGGACTATGAATCTTTTTCAAAGAACATAAAAGCCTTTGCCAATCCCCTTGCCTGTGAGGAAATGGCAAAGTATATTTTAGAAGAGGAGGGCTTATGA